A region of Ictalurus furcatus strain D&B chromosome 1, Billie_1.0, whole genome shotgun sequence DNA encodes the following proteins:
- the LOC128609570 gene encoding apolipoprotein A-I-like, translating to MKVFAVLFLAVFTAGCQANLFSADEPKPQLEQLTDAFWEYVAKATHTAEDTLKTIRESQLGQEVNTRFTEGANVASEYAVTLQKQVSPLAQDIMTKITKEAEVLKERLEQDLTTVKDKLEPYADDLKTQIQQRVEELRVAVAPYAESFDSEALKTTVLQKTEELRGSLEEKVKELQSQLEPYTDELRQKVEQHLQEFQKTVGPLTEDLQAKVAERATLVQQGLAPYAEDLSEKLDPYAQNLKDQLTSLYESFAKTN from the exons ATGAAGGTGTTTGCGGTACTGTTTCTGGCTGTGTTCACAG CAGGTTGCCAGGCCAACTTGTTCTCTGCTGATGAGCCCAAACCACAGTTGGAGCAACTGACTGATGCTTTCTGGGAATATGTTGCCAAGGCAACACACACCGCTGAGGACACACTGAAAACAATTAGAGAGTCTCAACTGGGCCAGGAAGTCAA CACTAGATTTACAGAAGGTGCTAATGTGGCCAGTGAGTATGCTGTCACTCTCCAGAAACAAGTGAGCCCTCTAGCCCAGGACATCATGACCAAAATCACCAAGGAGGCTGAAGTTCTGAAGGAGCGCCTTGAGCAGGACCTGACCACTGTGAAGGACAAACTGGAGCCCTATGCTGATGATCTGAAGACCCAAATTCAGCAGAGAGTGGAGGAGCTGAGAGTAGCTGTGGCTCCTTATGCTGAGTCCTTTGACTCTGAAGCTCTGAAAACCACCGTGCTGCAGAAGACCGAGGAGCTCAGGGGGAGTCTTGAGGAGAAAGTGAAGGAACTGCAGTCCCAGCTGGAACCCTACACTGATGAACTCAGACAGAAAGTAGAACAGCACCTGCAAGAATTCCAGAAGACCGTGGGCCCTCTGACTGAAGATCTTCAGGCCAAGGTTGCTGAGAGAGCCACTTTGGTTCAGCAAGGTCTGGCTCCCTATGCTGAGGACCTAAGTGAGAAACTGGACCCCTATGCCCAGAACCTGAAGGACCAGCTCACCTCTCTTTATGAGTCCTTTGCCAAGACCaactaa